The following nucleotide sequence is from Syntrophales bacterium.
CGGCAAAGGCAAAGGGATCGTCGCCCCGGGACATCCTCCTTTTCCCCTGAAAGCCCGTCCTCCTGGTTCCGAAGGCGAATTCACGAAAAATGGAATTAAAATCGAAATCCCTGAAGATATCTTCCTGTGAGTAGCGGCGGCCGAAGTCTTGTGATCCGAAGATATCGTATTGTTTACGTTTTTCGGGATCACTCAAGACGGCGTAGGCTTCACTTATTTTTTTGAACTCCGCCTCTGCCTGAGGGTTTCCGGGGTTTCGGTCCGGGTGGTACTTGAGCGCCCGTCGCCGGTAGGCTTTTTTTATGTCCTCGGCTGTCGCTTTCTTGGTAAGGCCTAATATTTCGTAATAGTCCGTCGACATGCGCCGGCTTGAATCTCCTGGTATTTCAATAAGTTCTTCCCATATTAAAGGCGGTCAGGTTCTTTTCGACCAGCCTCTCGGGAAAGGAAGCCCTCAGCACGTCTTTCCAGAGGTGCTCGTTGACATCGGTAAAAGATGACAGGGCGCCCAGCATAACCGTGTTGGCCATTCTCCGGTCACCGGCCTGAAGAGCCATGTCCGTCGCCTTCAGGATCTTGACGGCGGAAAGGGTTTTCTTCAAGAGGGCCGGCACATCCGCGGGATAGGCTTCGTCGCCCAGGTTAACGGCGGGAGGGAAGAGTTCCTCATCGTTGACAATCGCCGAGCCCCCTTTTTTGAGGTAATCAAGATACCGAAGGGTTTCCATTGTTTCGAAGGAAACGAGAATATCCACGCCCCCCTTCCCTGCCAGGGGGGAATAGACCCTGCCGCCATACCGGACGTGGCTGCTGACACAGCCGCCCCGCTGGGCCATACCGTGAACCTCGCTCTTTTTGACGTCACGGCCGGCCCGCAGCATCACCCGGGAAAGCAAGTCGCTCGCCATGATGATTCCCTGGCCGCCCACGCCGACAAAAAGAACGGTAGTGACGCTGTTGTTATTCATCGCCGACACCCTCCACAATGGCCTTTGCCGCGCAGAGCTGCAGGCATACCCCGCATCCGTTGCAACTGACGGGATCGATCAGGGCAATGCCCTCCTGCTTTACGGTTTTCTTTTCAATTGTCACGTCAGGAATGTCTTTGAAACGCCTCCATGAGATCGAGGGGCATCCCAGGGCAAGGCAGGCCCTGCAGCCGGTGCAGCGGTGAATGTCAACCCTGAACGGTTTTCGTGCTTCAGCCCGTCTTGTGGCGAGCAGCGCGCAGGGTCCCCGGGACAGGACCAGCGATGGACCTTCCGAGGCGAGCGCCTCTTGAAGTACTTTTCTCGTGTTCCTGAGGTCGAAGGGGTTCAGCACCTTCACGTCGTCGATACCCAGGGCACGGGCAAGAACTTCATAATCGAGCTGCTTCGTAGGTTCCCCCTGCAGGGTACGCCCCGTACCGGGATGATCCTGCATCCCCGTCATGGCCGTGGTCCTGTTGTCGCAGATGACGATGACGGCATCACTCCGGTTATAGGCCATGTTCAGCAGCGAGGCTATGCCCGAGTGGACAAAGGTCGAGTCCCCGATGACACCGACGACCCTGCCCTTCTCGCCGAGAACCCGGCTCATACCGTGGGCCATGCCGATGCTTGCCCCCATGCATATGCAGGAATCGAGGCCCTCGAGGGGCTTGAGGAATGAAAGGGTGTAGCAGCCGATGTCACCGGTGACGAAGACCTTGAGCCGTCCGAGCACATAAAAGAGACCCCGATGAGGACAGCCCGGACACAGATTCGGCGGGCGGGCCGGCAGCTCGGGCAGGCCGGGGAACAACGGTTCCTCCTCTGTCTTACTCATGGATCGCTCAAGAAGTCCCGGGTCAAACTCGTTGTTGAAAGGAAATATCTGTTTTCCCGTCACGTCGATGCCCATGGCCTTGATCCGGTCCTCGATGAAGGGGTCCAGCTCTTCCACAACATAGAGTTTTTTTACCTTTGAGGCGAAATCCCTGATCATTTTTTCCGGAAGCGGGTAGACCATGCCGAGCTTCAAAAAGGAGTATTCCGGGAATGCTTCCTTCGCGTAATTATAGGTCATGCCGGCGGTTATGATGCCGGCTTCAGTGCTGTTCAGCTCCATTCTGTTCCCGTCGAATGATTCGGCGAAGACCTGAAGCTTCTTCAGGCGGTCTTCCACGACAATCCGCCTTTTCCGGGCCATAGCGGGGACCATGACATATTTCGCCGAGTTCTTGACGACATTTCTCCCGTCAACCCGCTTTCGGGGCTCCTCGAGGGTAACCACCGACTTGGAGTGTGACAGCCGCGTCGTGGACCTGAGGAAAACCGGCGTGTCGAAATCCCGGCTCAGGGCGAAGGCCGTTTTGATGTATTGTCGGGCTTCTTCACTGTCCGCCGGTTCAAGCATGGGAACTTTCGCGAATGCGGCATAGTTCCTGCTGTCCTGTTCATTCTGCGAGCTGTGCATGGACGGATCGTCTGCAACGACCAGCACCAGCCCGCCGTTTGTTCCTGTGTAGCTTACGGTGAAAAGAGGATCGGCGGCGACGTTGACTCCCACATGTTTCATGACGGCCATGGCGTCGGCTCCCGCGAAGGCGGCGCCGATCGCCACTTCGAGGGCGACCTTTTCGTTGGGTGACCACTCGGCATAGACGCCGTCATACCGTGAGAATTCCTGCGTTATCTCGGTGCTTGGCGTGCCGGGATAGGCCGCGGCGAAGGTGACCCCCCATTCATAGGCACCCCGGGCAATGGCCTCGTTCCCCGAAAGTATCGTTTTATGCTCATTCATATTGTTGCCCATCCACCCTATCTGATTTCCGCGATCCGGTTCCTGGCAAGACCGGCCAGGATCACATCCGAATCGACATCGATCACCTTTTCGTAGTATTGTAAGGCTTTCTCCCTGTCAGACATTTTTTCATACATTCGTGCCATGTTCGAATAATTGATG
It contains:
- a CDS encoding indolepyruvate oxidoreductase subunit beta → MNNNSVTTVLFVGVGGQGIIMASDLLSRVMLRAGRDVKKSEVHGMAQRGGCVSSHVRYGGRVYSPLAGKGGVDILVSFETMETLRYLDYLKKGGSAIVNDEELFPPAVNLGDEAYPADVPALLKKTLSAVKILKATDMALQAGDRRMANTVMLGALSSFTDVNEHLWKDVLRASFPERLVEKNLTAFNMGRTY
- the iorA gene encoding indolepyruvate ferredoxin oxidoreductase subunit alpha, with translation MNEHKTILSGNEAIARGAYEWGVTFAAAYPGTPSTEITQEFSRYDGVYAEWSPNEKVALEVAIGAAFAGADAMAVMKHVGVNVAADPLFTVSYTGTNGGLVLVVADDPSMHSSQNEQDSRNYAAFAKVPMLEPADSEEARQYIKTAFALSRDFDTPVFLRSTTRLSHSKSVVTLEEPRKRVDGRNVVKNSAKYVMVPAMARKRRIVVEDRLKKLQVFAESFDGNRMELNSTEAGIITAGMTYNYAKEAFPEYSFLKLGMVYPLPEKMIRDFASKVKKLYVVEELDPFIEDRIKAMGIDVTGKQIFPFNNEFDPGLLERSMSKTEEEPLFPGLPELPARPPNLCPGCPHRGLFYVLGRLKVFVTGDIGCYTLSFLKPLEGLDSCICMGASIGMAHGMSRVLGEKGRVVGVIGDSTFVHSGIASLLNMAYNRSDAVIVICDNRTTAMTGMQDHPGTGRTLQGEPTKQLDYEVLARALGIDDVKVLNPFDLRNTRKVLQEALASEGPSLVLSRGPCALLATRRAEARKPFRVDIHRCTGCRACLALGCPSISWRRFKDIPDVTIEKKTVKQEGIALIDPVSCNGCGVCLQLCAAKAIVEGVGDE